The following is a genomic window from Elaeis guineensis isolate ETL-2024a chromosome 10, EG11, whole genome shotgun sequence.
CCTCCTGGTATAATGGCTCGGGCGCTATATTTAGGTTCTTGTGGTCATCCTGATCTATGGCTTCTCCATCCGTGCCATTTGATCCTGGAAACGCCACATACATCTAGCTTTTTGAGTGCCcatccttttttcctttttttcagaAAGTCTTTTgtgtttcttctccatcttgatctttaatcttttattctctctttgattattttttctctgTGGGGTATTTGGATCCAATCAGTTTTCCATCAGATTCATGGACAAAGTGTGTGGTTGTGATCTGTTTACCTCTTCTTTGGGTTACGTTAAGATTTAGCAGTTTCAAAAAATGGGCGAAAGTAATTGTTGATAACAGAGTATGACTTGTGATTACCATGTTTTGATGTCCTCTAATATGATCAATTGGAAGAACTATTGGATGCATTCTCAATCCCATTCTGGAATGTGATGTCCTCTAATATGATCAATTGGAAGAATTATTGGATGCATTCTCAATCCCATTCTGGAATGTGATTGGATTAAATACATGTCGATAGATGACATGGGTTTTCCATCTGAAGTATGTGATTCAGTCTCACTGATCATCTCATAGATCCATAACAACATTTATAAGGAACACTTGATAAAAAGGAGGGATAATAGCTAAAAGTAAAACTTTACAAGAAATTTAGACTTGTCAAggacaaaaaatatatcaattttaaggtTATGTCCAAACTTTGATTCCAATCTTCCTGAAGGGAAAACTGGCACAATGGTTTGCAAGTCACATCATTTTATAAATCAGATCATTATCGAAGCCTGAACAACTATGAAGATCTCAAGAATATAATTTGATTGTTTAATATGAAGATCTCAAGAATATAATTTGATTGTTTCTTCTCTATTGGTTTATTAGAAATTAGTTATTAGAAATTCATTTGCAGAGAGACAACAATGATTGCCTAAGCTATGGGCTATCCAGACATAATGCTACATACCATACCAGACCCCTTTTTATATAAACATCCTAATAAgctctaaaattagaaaattgaGTTGTATCAAGAACAGCCTTTTCTGCTTTTGACAACTTGTTATGCAAAATTAGATTTTACCTATTTTATTACAACTGAGAGTAAAATGTTCGATTTTTTTTGCCACATCAGCAAAGCAACAATAAGTTTAATATAAATTGCTTTTCCTTATAGAATTAATTTTGTGCTTCAGATGCTAGTTTATGTGCATATCTTAAATTTATTAAGAGCATGTTTGGATGCCTagtatttataatcaaaaaataaaataaaataaaatttaaaatttttctttatttttctaataataaatttattattatcaaaattttatattaatcatcataattaaaaaataatcataaatttgAATGTCTAGAATTTATAATCATAAATTAAAACTCAAgatctctttttatttttgaaataataaatttttagtatttataatcaaaaaataaaataaaattcaagatctcttttttttttttttaaataacaaatttatcattatcaaaattttatattaatcatcataattaaaaataattataagttATGAAGACGTGAACTCTGAAACTTGTGACTGCCTTAACCAATAAGCTACAGTTGCATctatttttaaattgatcgatatatatatttatacgttTAAACTGTTATACATAGCCACAAAACACAAGCCCCTCCCGATCGTCTAAGCTTTCTTGTTCGGCTGCTTCAAGCCTTTTTTCCCCTTTTCGCTtcgttttcttttcatttcattcttttttttcggAGATCTGTgtgggaaggagagcacctgagggagataggaggggtttcttaggttccgatTTGGGGTTTTTCTCAAAGGGATTTTGTGCGAGTTGCGGCGGTGTGAGCGGCAGAGGGCGGCGACCAGGAGCTTAAGGGCGGGGGCGGCGAGGAGGCGGAGGGCAAGGGGAGGCCGTCGGGAGTGGGGAGGGAGAGGATGCGGCGGAGGAGGGCGAAGGTAGAGCCCGGGCCCGGCAAGCGTTCATGTCCAACTAAACCACACTAGTCCAAATGAACCTGTTATTTTCTTGATTAATTATGCTACTCTaggggagattgttgctgatATATTTCTTCTTCCATGCCATTCTTCATTATCAGGAATTTCACCCAATTGGATCCGTTTTTCGCACATTATTCTCCATGGAGTTAGGTCGGCCGAGATGGAAGGGGAAAGCTTTCGCAGACATAGCCCATGCAAATCCTATGTCGGAAATAGTAACTCAACTTCAAGTCTCTCTTACCCAATCAAAGACATATGCAATGCTCTCTGGCTGCGACATTCTTCTTGAAGCTGGACTGGAATTGGCTGATCTTCTAAGTAAGGCCTCCTTTGGCCGAGGAATTGTTACCTCTAACAAGGGCAAACAATGGTTCCAATTAGGTCCAGAGGAGGCTTTCTATCTGTGTCATGCTTTAAAATGCCTTAAGGTCTCGAGAGACAACGAAACCTGCATGAGTGAAATGGAGTTATGGGATCACTTCAGATCTAATAGGGAAGCATTTCCTGAGTTTTACAAAGCATATTTTCATCTTCGTTCCAAGAACTGGGTTGTTCGCTCGGGGATTCAGTATGGCGTGGACTATGTGGCTTACCGTCATCACCCGGCTCTTGTTCATTCAGAGTATGCAGTGCTTGTGGTTGCAGATGGTGATGGCGATGCAAGCAGTGGTCGGTTGAGGGTGTGGTCTGACCTGCATTGCACCCTTCGAGTCTGTGGCTCTGTTGCAAAGACACTGTTAGTTCTTACGGTTAGAAGATATGGAAGTGATAGGAATTCGCTGAATTGTTTGGAAGAATTCATTGTTGAGGAGCGAACGATCACAAGATGGGTACCGGAGCGCTGTCGGGAGGATCAAGGCTTAGAAGAAGCTCTTGGAGTTGATTAATAGAAGGAGATACTGAGATATCTAAATTCTTCATTCTGATTGGGTTTCTTAAATTGGTGGGATGCTTACATTCTTCTTTAGGTTTTAGCTTATGGAGGTAGGTAGCTTTACAAGATCATTTTTCCTTTGCTTCAAAGGTATTCAACCAAATCCAACAGTCTGGTTTTAATGTACTTGTACAATTGCTGACTCCATAAGAagaattataaatttgttatgatGGTAGTTCCCTTCATACCTCCTTATGTTTCAATCTTTTACGATTGGCTGCTTGTTGTTTTGGGAGTTTGTGTGCAATTTGACCAGAGGTTCTGTCATATGAATTGTTAAGGAAAAATGATCCAGGCTTGTCCATGATGGTTATAGTCATGATTTCAGTCATGCAGCTTGTGATCTTTAAAGTCAGAACTCCTTGGAAATGCAAAGAACCATTGTTATTCAGTAAAGCTATAACATCAAACGTTGAGAACATTAGATGGGTGGACATAGTTTTGGATTGCACTACTTGATCATGAGGATATAACTCAGAGGAAGATACAGGGATGTAATTTGGTCTGGTTTTATCACGTTCGGCATGTTTTGACCCAATACATTTGTATCCACCCATGGAACTTTGGAACTGCTTATTCAACAGTGGGTTTGATCCTGATACAATGATGAGCATGCCCAGCTTTGCTGGCCTGGATTTAGTTAATTCAGCATCAGGTCATGATCAAGTCTCTGCAGCTCCACAGTACCTATTAACACCTCTGGAGAAGTTTCCCATGCTTCTGTAACATTGTGGTCTGGTTATCCACAGGGAGGGTGATGCGTTCTTAATTCACAAACATGAAAGTATTGATACGTGACAGCACCACTGCAAAGTCCATAAAGCACATCCAGCATGCATTTCTAATCAGAATGTGTTTTTATCCTATTGTAGGGAATTCTTGAGTTGTCTTATTTTGGCCTTGTTACAATTCCATGACAGTCTGAACTGATTTGCTCATGATCCTGTCTTGGGTATCCGGTTGGACTAGCAGCAAATACCTCTGTCACAAAGGATATTGTGGAAGCTGGTAGCTTGGTGGTTTTTCCTGCAGCAAgaatcattttttctttcttctgtcTTGTTCTTCCTCATCTTTTTTTGTTTGGCTTTAATCATAATGCTCATGTGCGTCTCTTGCCCTCTATCTTGTAGGTTCCCATCCATGAATGGCCCAGACAATCTGCAAAACTGATGCAGATTTTATAAGAGTGATGTATCTTAGAGAATAGCTTGCTTCTTGAAGTGTCGGTTCAAGTTGGGCTGCGATCAGCTTCACCAGTAAAGCTTGGATGAAGAACAGTGCGCTCTTACCCTATATGCAAAGCATAGAGTAATTCATCTTTCCAAAATTTCCTCCAACCATGAAGGGTCCATTCAACAAATATCCCAGATTTATTTTTGCAACGTGACTTGAATTCCTGTTGGTTGAATCCCAAAAATAATCTTTCATAGGAAGTTTATACCACGGGCATCACAATGTTTTGTCCCTTGCAGTGCATCGATTGGAACTAGTAAGATCTATGATAGATTTTGTGTATAAAGATTTTGCATAACATgtaattaggttttctttcttctgAGTGGATTATGGCAAGTCGTACATGGCTTTGTTTGTGGATGACTTCCTTTACCGTACCCAGTCTTTACCCAAGTCATTGGTGAATGGCCACCGGAGGTGATAAAGAGATAGAAGAAAGAAGACAAGAAGGTTATTCTGAATTGTTTGTGTATCATGATATCATGCCATGTTCATGTGGATCCTTTTCATTCTCAAGCTCTGTTGTATATCCTCTATATTCTTGTTAGTTTCAAATATTGCTGTTAACTTTTCTATGCTACTCCTTTTTAGTAGTCACAGTTTTTTCTGGAAAAATTGCCGACTGGTAACTTGTGACAGCATTTAAATTTCCCCCTTCCTGCTGTCCCATTAATATTTCTGCACCTCTTTTTGCATGCGCTGGCCATACATTAGCTGAATCCTTTGAAACTGACATCCCTGCAATGGTCACCTCTTTGTTAAACATGGGGCTCGATGTCATGGTGGATCTGGAAAAGCTCAACCAACAGGAAATTTGAAAGCATGGTTGTGCAAACTGGTTGAAACTTGTTAGTGGTTGAAACTTGTTAGTGGCATCAACATGAGAAGCAGAAGCTGAAGAGGAACAGCTACAAGGTTCTATTAACTTATTCAATCAAAATTTGCTAGACAAAATGAGTCTGAAGATCTACTTGCTTTGCGTAAAAATCCAAGCTTTATGGCATGATAATCCATCCAAGCttcatgattttgatttgatttagtggcAGCCTTTCATTCTGATACTGTAACATTTGAAAATTgtggataaagaaataatttaatgAACAGCAATTGTCAAGAATGTGCTTTTTAACTGAATTTCTGGAATTGGTTAAGGTATTTATGTTCTAGTATTCTAGCCTATGCAACGCTGGATGCTTAAATTTAACCCGGTATTGCATGTTTCTATGAAACGATAGCATTTGGATGGGTTCAATAAAGGCTGTAACTTTGCTGTGAATTGGATATTATGGTGTAGAACAGAAGTTGAATTTCTGCATTTTTGGTCCTGGATTGGCTTGGATAAGTAGATGCAACATTATGTGACTTACAGGCCAATTTGCATTGGGGTTTGGATAAGTGCTTATTCTAGCAGCAACATTCTTCAAAGCCTTGTTAGCTATTATTTGACCAGTAGGGTTATTCCACCTTAAACTGCATTTTCTTAAACAACATTTTCTTAAACTGCATTGTGATACATGTTAAGGGTAAAAGCTTTTACGTTTTAGACAGTTTAATTTGTGTTGTGAAGCTCTTATATAAAAAATGTGTTAATAATTACTATATCTCATGTAAAAGTTGTATAAATGTCTAACAACAGGAATTTAAAATGTTATGTCTGGTCGTTTCCTTTGCAAGCTGCTAGAAGGCCCCTCTAAGATTTGGATCAGCAAACAACTGAAGCAGCAGAAACTTCAGATGATGCTGAACCATCCAACTTCTGATTTTATCACTAGTAAGAAATTCAAGGAAGAACATGTATATCTCTTACAAATTTTGGAGTTCTTTTAATGATCTTTGAGCCATGATTGTACTAAAAAGGTGTTTGGTTTGTGATCAAAATTGAAATAGGAAAGaaaatcggaatggcttggaaGCAAAATGGAAATAGTCAAATTTTTTGAAGTGTTTGGTTGGTGATGGGAAttggaatcgaaattgaaatgaaaatttgaatccataaagaagagtagggattgagttttatataaattGAGCAATTCCTATTCCATcttgaaatcgaaatcagaatgagaTTTTTTTCAATCAAACAGTTAGAATGGGAGTCATCAATTTCAGATCCCACTCCTCCCAACTAAACACTTCCTAAGTTTATTCCGACTTTTACAAAATCCAATTTGGAGGAAAACAGGCATGCCTTGAACACTGGAGTCTTGATTGGATTGGCCTACAAGCCTCATAGATAGGCTATGCATCGGAGGGCACATGTCCATGTGGCCTTGCCAAAAGTGAAAAGAACAAAGGCTGGTGATTGCAGAGGCCTCAGAGGACATGAGATCTTTTTCCAGGCTTTGGATTTATTCACAGAAGAGCTTCTTGAGACGCTTGACCAAAGCATCCATGTGATATCTCCCACTTGAGCGTGGAAAGATCTGAAAAGTCAGGCAGGAGAAATCCAAGAGACCGTAGAGATCATAGGTTTTACAATCCAAAAGGCTCGCAATGTTCATGTTAGTTGGATTCTGAAATCCCAAAATTGCAGGCAAGGAGAGTAACATCTGCTTCGAGTCTCTCATGCTTCACCGTTTCCTGCCCTTTACTGATAGgctttaggtttttttttttttttttttttttgattgaaagagGTATTTCCCCGTAATTTTATTTAAAAGTCAAATATGTACAGCCGGTGGTTTCGCCTAGTCTACATTGATGGGAGGTTAATTGATTTGAACCTCTATACTAATATTGCAATTAAAAGAGGGACCAGTAACTACAATTTGAGTGTCTGGATGAAATATGTTAAAAATCTATATAACAATAATAAAGTAATACATGTATATCAAAGATgatattaatatcataatatcatAGGATAATCTCCCGTAATGTCACGtatcaatttatataataatagtaaagtaatATACGAGTATTAGAGGTGACATTCTGTGTTGATACGTAATATTATAGATTAATCTCCTACAATACAATGCcacatatcaaattttaattttttttatattttttaaataaaaaataaaaaatataaatataaatagaatgataaaaaaaatctatctatctatatctatataataatagtaaagcaacACACGAATAATAGGAGTGACATTCCGTGCTAACATTAAGATATAGGATAATCTCTTGCAATGCCCCAtgttaagttttatttttttattatttatattttttaaataaaaaataaaaatatttatataataatagtaaagcaataTATTGGTATTAGAGGTGACACGGAACACGtaatattataggataatcttctaCAATGCCACGTAtcaatctatataataatagtaaagcaataTACGGATATTAGAGATGATATTCCGTATTGACATAtaatattataggataatctcccacAACGATATCCTGCAATGCCACGTATCAatctatatctatctatataataataataaagtaataCACGGGTATTAGATATGACATTCCATATTGACacgtaaaattataaaataatatctcaCAATACCACACatcaattctttttatttttcatattttttaaataaaaaataataaatataaatagtatgataaaaaaatctatctagatctatataataatagtaaggcAATAGGTATTAGGAATGACATTCCGTGCTAACAcgtaagattataagataatctcccACAATGGCacgtatcaaattttattttttttattttttatattttttaaataataaataaaaatataaataatatgattaaaaaaatctatttatctatataataatagtaaagcaataTACAGATATTAGGTGTGGTATTTTGTATTGAcatgtaagattataggataatattCCGCAACACCAcatgtcaagttttatttttattttttattttttattttttttaaataagaaataagaaataaaagtagaatagtatgataaaaacTCTATCTATATAATGATAGTAGAACAACACATGGGTATTAGGGGTAGTATTCCATATTGATATataagattatagaataatctcCCATAATACCatatatcaagttttattttttattttttaaaataaaaaataataaatataaatataaatagtatgataaaaaaaatctatctatatctatataataatagtaaagcaatacATGGACATTAGGAGTGGCATTTCATGCTAACACgtaagattatagaataatctcCCACAACGTCActtgttaaattttatttttttaattttttaaataacaaa
Proteins encoded in this region:
- the LOC105052648 gene encoding tRNA-splicing endonuclease subunit Sen2-1 isoform X1, encoding MRRRRAKEFHPIGSVFRTLFSMELGRPRWKGKAFADIAHANPMSEIVTQLQVSLTQSKTYAMLSGCDILLEAGLELADLLSKASFGRGIVTSNKGKQWFQLGPEEAFYLCHALKCLKVSRDNETCMSEMELWDHFRSNREAFPEFYKAYFHLRSKNWVVRSGIQYGVDYVAYRHHPALVHSEYAVLVVADGDGDASSGRLRVWSDLHCTLRVCGSVAKTLLVLTVRRYGSDRNSLNCLEEFIVEERTITRWVPERCREDQGLEEALGVD
- the LOC105052648 gene encoding probable tRNA-splicing endonuclease subunit Sen2 isoform X2, yielding MELGRPRWKGKAFADIAHANPMSEIVTQLQVSLTQSKTYAMLSGCDILLEAGLELADLLSKASFGRGIVTSNKGKQWFQLGPEEAFYLCHALKCLKVSRDNETCMSEMELWDHFRSNREAFPEFYKAYFHLRSKNWVVRSGIQYGVDYVAYRHHPALVHSEYAVLVVADGDGDASSGRLRVWSDLHCTLRVCGSVAKTLLVLTVRRYGSDRNSLNCLEEFIVEERTITRWVPERCREDQGLEEALGVD